A single Vulpes lagopus strain Blue_001 chromosome 3, ASM1834538v1, whole genome shotgun sequence DNA region contains:
- the TRAF7 gene encoding E3 ubiquitin-protein ligase TRAF7 isoform X1 has product MSSGKNARYNRFSGGPANLPTPDVAAGTRMETTFGPAFSAVTTITKADGTSTYKQHRRTPSSSSTLTYSPRDEEDSMPPISTPRRSDSAISVRSLHSESSMSLRSTFSLPEEEEEPEPLVFAEQPSVKLCCQLCCSVFKDPVITTCGHTFCRRCALKSEKCPVDHAKLTVVVNNIAVAEQIGELFIHCRHGCRVAGGGKPPVFEVDPRGCPFTIKLSARKDHEGSCDYRPVRCPNNPSCPPLLKMNLEAHLKECEHIKCPHSKYGCTFIGNQDTYETHLETCRFEGLKEFLQQTDDRFHEMHVALAQKDQEIAFLRSMLGKLSEKIDQLEKSLELKFDVLDENQSKLSEDLMEFRRDASMLNDELSHINARLNMGILGSYDPQQIFKCKGTFVGHQGPVWCLCVYSMGDLLFSGSSDKTIKVWDTCTTYKCQKTLEGHDGIVLALCIQGCKLYSGSADCTIIVWDIQNLQKVNTIRAHDNPVCTLVSSHNMLFSGSLKAIKVWDIVGTELKLKKELTGLNHWVRALVAAQSYLYSGSYQTIKIWDIRTLDCIHVLQTSGGSVYSIAVTNHHIVCGTYENLIHVWDIESKEQVRTLTGHVGTVYALAVISTPDQTKVFSASYDRSLRVWSMDNMICTQTLLRHQGSVTALAVSRGRLFSGAVDSTVKVWTC; this is encoded by the exons ATGAGCTCGGGCAAGAACGCCCGCTACAACCGCTTCTCCGGGGGGCCCGCCAACCTTCCCACCCCAGACGTCGCAGCCGGG ACCAGGATGGAAACGACCTTTGGGCCCGCCTTTTCGGCTGTCACCACCATCACGAAAG CTGATGGGACCAGCACGTACAAACAGCACCGCAGGACGCCGTCCTCCTCCAGCACCCTCACCTACTCACCACGAGATGAGGAGGACAGCATG CCCCCCATCAGCACCCCACGCCGCTCCGACTCGGCTATCTCCGTCCGCTCCCTGCACTCAGAGTCCAGCATGTCCCTGCGCTCCACATTCTCGCtgcctgaggaggaggaggagccg GAGCCGCTGGTGTTTGCTGAGCAGCCCTCGGTGAAGCTCTGCTGCCAGCTTTGCTGCAGCGTGTTCAAGGACCCTGTGATCACCACGTGTGGG CACACGTTCTGTCGAAGATGCGCCTTGAAGTCAG AGAAGTGCCCCGTGGACCACGCCAAGCTGACGGTGGTGGTGAACAACATTGCGGTGGCCGAGCAGATCGGGGAGCTCTTCATCCACTGCAGGCACGGCTGCCGGGTGGCAGGGGGCGGGAAGCCCCCAGTCTTTGAGGTGGACCCCCGAGGGTGCCCCTTCACCATCAAGCTCAGCGCTCGCAA GGACCACGAGGGCAGCTGTGACTACAGGCCCGTGCGATGCCCTAACAACCCCAGCTGCCCACCCCTCCTCAAGATGAACCTGGAAGCCCACCTCAAGGAGTGCGAGCACATCAAGTGTCCCCACTCCAAGTACGG GTGCACGTTCATCGGGAACCAGGACACGTATGAGACGCACCTGGAGACCTGTCGCTTCGAGGGCCTGAAGGAGTTTCTGCAGCAGACGGACGACCGCTTCCACGAGATGCACGTGGCGCTGGCCCAGAAGGACCAGGAGATTGCCTTCCTGCGCTCCATGCTGGGCAAGCTCTCAGAGAAGATTGACCAGCTGGAGAAGAGCCTGGAGCTCAAGTTCG ACGTCTTAGACGAAAACCAGAGCAAGCTCAGTGAGGACCTCATGGAGTTCCGCAGGGATGCGTCCATGCTGAAC GACGAGCTGTCCCATATCAACGCGAGGCTCAACATGGGCATCCTAGGAT CCTACGACCCGCAGCAGATCTTCAAGTGCAAAGGAACCTTCGTGGGCCACCAGGGCCCTGTCTGGTGTCTCTGTGTCTACTCCATGGGGGACCTGCTCTTCAGTGGCTCCTCCGACAAGACCATCAAG GTGTGGGACACATGTACCACCTACAAGTGCCAGAAGACCCTGGAGGGTCACGACGGCATTGTGCTAGCGCTGTGCATCCAAGG GTGCAAGCTGTACAGTGGCTCAGCGGACTGCACCATCATC GTGTGGGATATCCAGAACCTGCAGAAGGTGAACACAATCCGGGCTCACGACAACCCGGTGTGCACGCTGGTCTCCTCACACAACATGCTCTTCAGCGGCTCCCTGAAGGCCATCAAG GTCTGGGACATCGTGGGCACTGAACTGAAGCTAAAGAAGGAGCTCACGGGTCTCAACCACTGGGTTCGGGCCCTGGTGGCTGCCCAGAGCTACCTGTACAGTGGCTCCTACCAGACAATCAAG ATCTGGGACATCCGGACCCTCGACTGCATCCACGTCCTGCAGACATCTGGCGGCAGCGTCTACTCTATTGCTGTGACGAATCACCACATTGTCTGTGGCACCTACGAGAACCTCATCCAC GTGTGGGACATCGAGTCCAAGGAGCAGGTGCGGACCCTGACAGGCCACGTTGGCACCGTGTACGCCCTGGCCGTCATCTCCACGCCAGACCAGACCAAAGTCTTCAGTGCGTCCTATGACCGGTCTCTCAGG GTGTGGAGTATGGACAACATGATCTGCACGCAGACCCTGCTACGTCACCAGGGCAGTGTAACTGCACTGGCTGTGTCCCGGGGCCGGCTCTTCTCAGGTGCCGTGGACAGCACTGTGAAG GTTTGGACTTGCTGA
- the TRAF7 gene encoding E3 ubiquitin-protein ligase TRAF7 isoform X2 gives MSSGKNARYNRFSGGPANLPTPDVAAGTRMETTFGPAFSAVTTITKADGTSTYKQHRRTPSSSSTLTYSPRDEEDSMPPISTPRRSDSAISVRSLHSESSMSLRSTFSLPEEEEEPEPLVFAEQPSVKLCCQLCCSVFKDPVITTCGHTFCRRCALKSEKCPVDHAKLTVVVNNIAVAEQIGELFIHCRHGCRVAGGGKPPVFEVDPRGCPFTIKLSARKDHEGSCDYRPVRCPNNPSCPPLLKMNLEAHLKECEHIKCPHSKCTFIGNQDTYETHLETCRFEGLKEFLQQTDDRFHEMHVALAQKDQEIAFLRSMLGKLSEKIDQLEKSLELKFDVLDENQSKLSEDLMEFRRDASMLNDELSHINARLNMGILGSYDPQQIFKCKGTFVGHQGPVWCLCVYSMGDLLFSGSSDKTIKVWDTCTTYKCQKTLEGHDGIVLALCIQGCKLYSGSADCTIIVWDIQNLQKVNTIRAHDNPVCTLVSSHNMLFSGSLKAIKVWDIVGTELKLKKELTGLNHWVRALVAAQSYLYSGSYQTIKIWDIRTLDCIHVLQTSGGSVYSIAVTNHHIVCGTYENLIHVWDIESKEQVRTLTGHVGTVYALAVISTPDQTKVFSASYDRSLRVWSMDNMICTQTLLRHQGSVTALAVSRGRLFSGAVDSTVKVWTC, from the exons ATGAGCTCGGGCAAGAACGCCCGCTACAACCGCTTCTCCGGGGGGCCCGCCAACCTTCCCACCCCAGACGTCGCAGCCGGG ACCAGGATGGAAACGACCTTTGGGCCCGCCTTTTCGGCTGTCACCACCATCACGAAAG CTGATGGGACCAGCACGTACAAACAGCACCGCAGGACGCCGTCCTCCTCCAGCACCCTCACCTACTCACCACGAGATGAGGAGGACAGCATG CCCCCCATCAGCACCCCACGCCGCTCCGACTCGGCTATCTCCGTCCGCTCCCTGCACTCAGAGTCCAGCATGTCCCTGCGCTCCACATTCTCGCtgcctgaggaggaggaggagccg GAGCCGCTGGTGTTTGCTGAGCAGCCCTCGGTGAAGCTCTGCTGCCAGCTTTGCTGCAGCGTGTTCAAGGACCCTGTGATCACCACGTGTGGG CACACGTTCTGTCGAAGATGCGCCTTGAAGTCAG AGAAGTGCCCCGTGGACCACGCCAAGCTGACGGTGGTGGTGAACAACATTGCGGTGGCCGAGCAGATCGGGGAGCTCTTCATCCACTGCAGGCACGGCTGCCGGGTGGCAGGGGGCGGGAAGCCCCCAGTCTTTGAGGTGGACCCCCGAGGGTGCCCCTTCACCATCAAGCTCAGCGCTCGCAA GGACCACGAGGGCAGCTGTGACTACAGGCCCGTGCGATGCCCTAACAACCCCAGCTGCCCACCCCTCCTCAAGATGAACCTGGAAGCCCACCTCAAGGAGTGCGAGCACATCAAGTGTCCCCACTCCAA GTGCACGTTCATCGGGAACCAGGACACGTATGAGACGCACCTGGAGACCTGTCGCTTCGAGGGCCTGAAGGAGTTTCTGCAGCAGACGGACGACCGCTTCCACGAGATGCACGTGGCGCTGGCCCAGAAGGACCAGGAGATTGCCTTCCTGCGCTCCATGCTGGGCAAGCTCTCAGAGAAGATTGACCAGCTGGAGAAGAGCCTGGAGCTCAAGTTCG ACGTCTTAGACGAAAACCAGAGCAAGCTCAGTGAGGACCTCATGGAGTTCCGCAGGGATGCGTCCATGCTGAAC GACGAGCTGTCCCATATCAACGCGAGGCTCAACATGGGCATCCTAGGAT CCTACGACCCGCAGCAGATCTTCAAGTGCAAAGGAACCTTCGTGGGCCACCAGGGCCCTGTCTGGTGTCTCTGTGTCTACTCCATGGGGGACCTGCTCTTCAGTGGCTCCTCCGACAAGACCATCAAG GTGTGGGACACATGTACCACCTACAAGTGCCAGAAGACCCTGGAGGGTCACGACGGCATTGTGCTAGCGCTGTGCATCCAAGG GTGCAAGCTGTACAGTGGCTCAGCGGACTGCACCATCATC GTGTGGGATATCCAGAACCTGCAGAAGGTGAACACAATCCGGGCTCACGACAACCCGGTGTGCACGCTGGTCTCCTCACACAACATGCTCTTCAGCGGCTCCCTGAAGGCCATCAAG GTCTGGGACATCGTGGGCACTGAACTGAAGCTAAAGAAGGAGCTCACGGGTCTCAACCACTGGGTTCGGGCCCTGGTGGCTGCCCAGAGCTACCTGTACAGTGGCTCCTACCAGACAATCAAG ATCTGGGACATCCGGACCCTCGACTGCATCCACGTCCTGCAGACATCTGGCGGCAGCGTCTACTCTATTGCTGTGACGAATCACCACATTGTCTGTGGCACCTACGAGAACCTCATCCAC GTGTGGGACATCGAGTCCAAGGAGCAGGTGCGGACCCTGACAGGCCACGTTGGCACCGTGTACGCCCTGGCCGTCATCTCCACGCCAGACCAGACCAAAGTCTTCAGTGCGTCCTATGACCGGTCTCTCAGG GTGTGGAGTATGGACAACATGATCTGCACGCAGACCCTGCTACGTCACCAGGGCAGTGTAACTGCACTGGCTGTGTCCCGGGGCCGGCTCTTCTCAGGTGCCGTGGACAGCACTGTGAAG GTTTGGACTTGCTGA
- the TRAF7 gene encoding E3 ubiquitin-protein ligase TRAF7 isoform X3 translates to MSLRSTFSLPEEEEEPEPLVFAEQPSVKLCCQLCCSVFKDPVITTCGHTFCRRCALKSEKCPVDHAKLTVVVNNIAVAEQIGELFIHCRHGCRVAGGGKPPVFEVDPRGCPFTIKLSARKDHEGSCDYRPVRCPNNPSCPPLLKMNLEAHLKECEHIKCPHSKYGCTFIGNQDTYETHLETCRFEGLKEFLQQTDDRFHEMHVALAQKDQEIAFLRSMLGKLSEKIDQLEKSLELKFDVLDENQSKLSEDLMEFRRDASMLNDELSHINARLNMGILGSYDPQQIFKCKGTFVGHQGPVWCLCVYSMGDLLFSGSSDKTIKVWDTCTTYKCQKTLEGHDGIVLALCIQGCKLYSGSADCTIIVWDIQNLQKVNTIRAHDNPVCTLVSSHNMLFSGSLKAIKVWDIVGTELKLKKELTGLNHWVRALVAAQSYLYSGSYQTIKIWDIRTLDCIHVLQTSGGSVYSIAVTNHHIVCGTYENLIHVWDIESKEQVRTLTGHVGTVYALAVISTPDQTKVFSASYDRSLRVWSMDNMICTQTLLRHQGSVTALAVSRGRLFSGAVDSTVKVWTC, encoded by the exons ATGTCCCTGCGCTCCACATTCTCGCtgcctgaggaggaggaggagccg GAGCCGCTGGTGTTTGCTGAGCAGCCCTCGGTGAAGCTCTGCTGCCAGCTTTGCTGCAGCGTGTTCAAGGACCCTGTGATCACCACGTGTGGG CACACGTTCTGTCGAAGATGCGCCTTGAAGTCAG AGAAGTGCCCCGTGGACCACGCCAAGCTGACGGTGGTGGTGAACAACATTGCGGTGGCCGAGCAGATCGGGGAGCTCTTCATCCACTGCAGGCACGGCTGCCGGGTGGCAGGGGGCGGGAAGCCCCCAGTCTTTGAGGTGGACCCCCGAGGGTGCCCCTTCACCATCAAGCTCAGCGCTCGCAA GGACCACGAGGGCAGCTGTGACTACAGGCCCGTGCGATGCCCTAACAACCCCAGCTGCCCACCCCTCCTCAAGATGAACCTGGAAGCCCACCTCAAGGAGTGCGAGCACATCAAGTGTCCCCACTCCAAGTACGG GTGCACGTTCATCGGGAACCAGGACACGTATGAGACGCACCTGGAGACCTGTCGCTTCGAGGGCCTGAAGGAGTTTCTGCAGCAGACGGACGACCGCTTCCACGAGATGCACGTGGCGCTGGCCCAGAAGGACCAGGAGATTGCCTTCCTGCGCTCCATGCTGGGCAAGCTCTCAGAGAAGATTGACCAGCTGGAGAAGAGCCTGGAGCTCAAGTTCG ACGTCTTAGACGAAAACCAGAGCAAGCTCAGTGAGGACCTCATGGAGTTCCGCAGGGATGCGTCCATGCTGAAC GACGAGCTGTCCCATATCAACGCGAGGCTCAACATGGGCATCCTAGGAT CCTACGACCCGCAGCAGATCTTCAAGTGCAAAGGAACCTTCGTGGGCCACCAGGGCCCTGTCTGGTGTCTCTGTGTCTACTCCATGGGGGACCTGCTCTTCAGTGGCTCCTCCGACAAGACCATCAAG GTGTGGGACACATGTACCACCTACAAGTGCCAGAAGACCCTGGAGGGTCACGACGGCATTGTGCTAGCGCTGTGCATCCAAGG GTGCAAGCTGTACAGTGGCTCAGCGGACTGCACCATCATC GTGTGGGATATCCAGAACCTGCAGAAGGTGAACACAATCCGGGCTCACGACAACCCGGTGTGCACGCTGGTCTCCTCACACAACATGCTCTTCAGCGGCTCCCTGAAGGCCATCAAG GTCTGGGACATCGTGGGCACTGAACTGAAGCTAAAGAAGGAGCTCACGGGTCTCAACCACTGGGTTCGGGCCCTGGTGGCTGCCCAGAGCTACCTGTACAGTGGCTCCTACCAGACAATCAAG ATCTGGGACATCCGGACCCTCGACTGCATCCACGTCCTGCAGACATCTGGCGGCAGCGTCTACTCTATTGCTGTGACGAATCACCACATTGTCTGTGGCACCTACGAGAACCTCATCCAC GTGTGGGACATCGAGTCCAAGGAGCAGGTGCGGACCCTGACAGGCCACGTTGGCACCGTGTACGCCCTGGCCGTCATCTCCACGCCAGACCAGACCAAAGTCTTCAGTGCGTCCTATGACCGGTCTCTCAGG GTGTGGAGTATGGACAACATGATCTGCACGCAGACCCTGCTACGTCACCAGGGCAGTGTAACTGCACTGGCTGTGTCCCGGGGCCGGCTCTTCTCAGGTGCCGTGGACAGCACTGTGAAG GTTTGGACTTGCTGA
- the RAB26 gene encoding ras-related protein Rab-26 isoform X2, with translation MSRKKTPRSKGASAPAASAPPAANGSRPARPIGPPPPARPSLGGGDFYNVAFKIMLVGDSGVGKTCLLVRFKDGAFLAGTFISTVGIDFRNKVLDVDGVKVKLQTPGCACRCRSGTQLARSGSAVLPTPTTATPMAWLTEIHEYAQHNVALMLLGNKVDSTQERVVKREDGEKLAKEYGLPFMETSAKTGLNVDLAFTAIAKELKQRSMKAPSEPRFRLHDYVKREGQGTSCCRP, from the exons ATGTCCAGGAAGAAGACCCCCAGGAGCAAGGGGGCCAGCGCGCCCGCTgcctccgcgccgcccgccgccaaCGGGTCCCGGCCGGCGCGCCCCAtcgggcccccgccgcccgcccggccctcGCTGGGCGGCGGCGACTTCTACAACGTCGCTTTCAAG ATCATGCTGGTGGGGGACTCAGGCGTGGGGAAGACGTGTCTACTCGTGCGCTTCAAGGATGGGGCTTTCCTGGCAGGGACCTTCATCTCCACCGTGGGCATCGACTTCCGG AACAAAGTTTTGGATGTGGATGGTGTGAAGGTGAAGCTGCAG ACTCCTGGATGTGCCTGTCGCTGCAGATCTGGGACACAGCTGGCCAGGAGCGGTTCCGCAGTGTTACCCACGCCTACTACCGCGACGCCCATG GCCTGGCTGACCGAGATCCACGAGTATGCCCAGCACAATGTGGCGCTTATGCTGCTGGGCAACAAG GTGGACTCTACCCAGGAGCGTGTTGTgaagagggaggatggggagaagcTAGCCAAG GAGTACGGGCTGCCCTTCATGGAGACCAGCGCCAAGACAGGCCTCAACGTGGACTTGGCCTTCACAGCCATAGCAAA ggaGTTGAAGCAGCGCTCCATGAAGGCCCCCAGTGAACCCCGCTTCCGGCTGCACGACTACGTCAAGAGGGAGGGCCAAGGCACCTCCTGCTGCAGACCCTAA
- the RAB26 gene encoding ras-related protein Rab-26 isoform X4 — MSRKKTPRSKGASAPAASAPPAANGSRPARPIGPPPPARPSLGGGDFYNVAFKNKVLDVDGVKVKLQIWDTAGQERFRSVTHAYYRDAHALLLLYDVTNKASFDNIQAWLTEIHEYAQHNVALMLLGNKVDSTQERVVKREDGEKLAKEYGLPFMETSAKTGLNVDLAFTAIAKELKQRSMKAPSEPRFRLHDYVKREGQGTSCCRP; from the exons ATGTCCAGGAAGAAGACCCCCAGGAGCAAGGGGGCCAGCGCGCCCGCTgcctccgcgccgcccgccgccaaCGGGTCCCGGCCGGCGCGCCCCAtcgggcccccgccgcccgcccggccctcGCTGGGCGGCGGCGACTTCTACAACGTCGCTTTCAAG AACAAAGTTTTGGATGTGGATGGTGTGAAGGTGAAGCTGCAG ATCTGGGACACAGCTGGCCAGGAGCGGTTCCGCAGTGTTACCCACGCCTACTACCGCGACGCCCATG cACTGCTGCTGCTCTATGATGTTACCAACAAGGCCTCCTTTGACAATATCCAG GCCTGGCTGACCGAGATCCACGAGTATGCCCAGCACAATGTGGCGCTTATGCTGCTGGGCAACAAG GTGGACTCTACCCAGGAGCGTGTTGTgaagagggaggatggggagaagcTAGCCAAG GAGTACGGGCTGCCCTTCATGGAGACCAGCGCCAAGACAGGCCTCAACGTGGACTTGGCCTTCACAGCCATAGCAAA ggaGTTGAAGCAGCGCTCCATGAAGGCCCCCAGTGAACCCCGCTTCCGGCTGCACGACTACGTCAAGAGGGAGGGCCAAGGCACCTCCTGCTGCAGACCCTAA
- the RAB26 gene encoding ras-related protein Rab-26 isoform X1: protein MSRKKTPRSKGASAPAASAPPAANGSRPARPIGPPPPARPSLGGGDFYNVAFKIMLVGDSGVGKTCLLVRFKDGAFLAGTFISTVGIDFRNKVLDVDGVKVKLQIWDTAGQERFRSVTHAYYRDAHALLLLYDVTNKASFDNIQAWLTEIHEYAQHNVALMLLGNKVDSTQERVVKREDGEKLAKEYGLPFMETSAKTGLNVDLAFTAIAKELKQRSMKAPSEPRFRLHDYVKREGQGTSCCRP, encoded by the exons ATGTCCAGGAAGAAGACCCCCAGGAGCAAGGGGGCCAGCGCGCCCGCTgcctccgcgccgcccgccgccaaCGGGTCCCGGCCGGCGCGCCCCAtcgggcccccgccgcccgcccggccctcGCTGGGCGGCGGCGACTTCTACAACGTCGCTTTCAAG ATCATGCTGGTGGGGGACTCAGGCGTGGGGAAGACGTGTCTACTCGTGCGCTTCAAGGATGGGGCTTTCCTGGCAGGGACCTTCATCTCCACCGTGGGCATCGACTTCCGG AACAAAGTTTTGGATGTGGATGGTGTGAAGGTGAAGCTGCAG ATCTGGGACACAGCTGGCCAGGAGCGGTTCCGCAGTGTTACCCACGCCTACTACCGCGACGCCCATG cACTGCTGCTGCTCTATGATGTTACCAACAAGGCCTCCTTTGACAATATCCAG GCCTGGCTGACCGAGATCCACGAGTATGCCCAGCACAATGTGGCGCTTATGCTGCTGGGCAACAAG GTGGACTCTACCCAGGAGCGTGTTGTgaagagggaggatggggagaagcTAGCCAAG GAGTACGGGCTGCCCTTCATGGAGACCAGCGCCAAGACAGGCCTCAACGTGGACTTGGCCTTCACAGCCATAGCAAA ggaGTTGAAGCAGCGCTCCATGAAGGCCCCCAGTGAACCCCGCTTCCGGCTGCACGACTACGTCAAGAGGGAGGGCCAAGGCACCTCCTGCTGCAGACCCTAA
- the RAB26 gene encoding ras-related protein Rab-26 isoform X5 encodes MSRKKTPRSKGASAPAASAPPAANGSRPARPIGPPPPARPSLGGGDFYNVAFKIMLVGDSGVGKTCLLVRFKDGAFLAGTFISTVGIDFRNKVLDVDGVKVKLQIWDTAGQERFRSVTHAYYRDAHGLADRDPRVCPAQCGAYAAGQQGGLYPGACCEEGGWGEASQGVRAALHGDQRQDRPQRGLGLHSHSKGVEAALHEGPQ; translated from the exons ATGTCCAGGAAGAAGACCCCCAGGAGCAAGGGGGCCAGCGCGCCCGCTgcctccgcgccgcccgccgccaaCGGGTCCCGGCCGGCGCGCCCCAtcgggcccccgccgcccgcccggccctcGCTGGGCGGCGGCGACTTCTACAACGTCGCTTTCAAG ATCATGCTGGTGGGGGACTCAGGCGTGGGGAAGACGTGTCTACTCGTGCGCTTCAAGGATGGGGCTTTCCTGGCAGGGACCTTCATCTCCACCGTGGGCATCGACTTCCGG AACAAAGTTTTGGATGTGGATGGTGTGAAGGTGAAGCTGCAG ATCTGGGACACAGCTGGCCAGGAGCGGTTCCGCAGTGTTACCCACGCCTACTACCGCGACGCCCATG GCCTGGCTGACCGAGATCCACGAGTATGCCCAGCACAATGTGGCGCTTATGCTGCTGGGCAACAAG GTGGACTCTACCCAGGAGCGTGTTGTgaagagggaggatggggagaagcTAGCCAAG GAGTACGGGCTGCCCTTCATGGAGACCAGCGCCAAGACAGGCCTCAACGTGGACTTGGCCTTCACAGCCATAGCAAA ggaGTTGAAGCAGCGCTCCATGAAGGCCCCCAGTGA
- the RAB26 gene encoding ras-related protein Rab-26 isoform X3, translated as MSRKKTPRSKGASAPAASAPPAANGSRPARPIGPPPPARPSLGGGDFYNVAFKIMLVGDSGVGKTCLLVRFKDGAFLAGTFISTVGIDFRNKVLDVDGVKVKLQIWDTAGQERFRSVTHAYYRDAHGLADRDPRVCPAQCGAYAAGQQGGLYPGACCEEGGWGEASQGVRAALHGDQRQDRPQRGLGLHSHSKVSSGTQQEPSDPDPLLG; from the exons ATGTCCAGGAAGAAGACCCCCAGGAGCAAGGGGGCCAGCGCGCCCGCTgcctccgcgccgcccgccgccaaCGGGTCCCGGCCGGCGCGCCCCAtcgggcccccgccgcccgcccggccctcGCTGGGCGGCGGCGACTTCTACAACGTCGCTTTCAAG ATCATGCTGGTGGGGGACTCAGGCGTGGGGAAGACGTGTCTACTCGTGCGCTTCAAGGATGGGGCTTTCCTGGCAGGGACCTTCATCTCCACCGTGGGCATCGACTTCCGG AACAAAGTTTTGGATGTGGATGGTGTGAAGGTGAAGCTGCAG ATCTGGGACACAGCTGGCCAGGAGCGGTTCCGCAGTGTTACCCACGCCTACTACCGCGACGCCCATG GCCTGGCTGACCGAGATCCACGAGTATGCCCAGCACAATGTGGCGCTTATGCTGCTGGGCAACAAG GTGGACTCTACCCAGGAGCGTGTTGTgaagagggaggatggggagaagcTAGCCAAG GAGTACGGGCTGCCCTTCATGGAGACCAGCGCCAAGACAGGCCTCAACGTGGACTTGGCCTTCACAGCCATAGCAAAGTAAGTTCTGGCACTCAGCAGGAGCCCTCAGACCCGGACCCCTTGTTGGGGTAG